One genomic window of Methanomassiliicoccales archaeon includes the following:
- a CDS encoding minichromosome maintenance protein MCM, whose product MTKEFLDFFRRYTTDKGERVYIEKLADILTVRFTKSLEVDYAHLAAFSPKIATSLLHNPDETIFAAERAVQVILQEDFFRKDSLPIHVRFYNLPRTLTVREVGSWHISKFIQIEGIVSRQLEHKPFVSRAVYVCKDCGQEMVRLQKPYAALVKPDKCEACGSRNIELDVDKSTFTDVQYFRVQDLPDAMVGASARFIDAIVLDDLVDAFLPGDRVKVTGILRVILEHKSGPPIFKKILEVNHVDVVTKRIVDVEISKSEEEEIKKLARREDIVDLIVRSIAPSIHGYYEIKKGIALALFSGGDWIAPDGTVTRGHSHVLIIGDPGTAKSTISRFLRQIIPRGIWTTAKTSSAAGLTASAVKDEVTGSWVIEAGALVLSNGGICVIDEFDKMDDKDRVAIHEALEHGTISVSKAGMNVTLPAKATVIAIGNPKGGRFNPMKKFHEQIDFPPTLLSRFDLIFVLVDEPDVVRDDAIANHVLRYKLTGKKASEIEFIPPDLLRKYLAYARQNYEPELSDGAAELLKNYYVRVRNQVFISDDGTRPIPITARQLEGLVRLAKARARMRLSDVITREDVEDVIKLMEWSLRKIALDEAGNLDVSIIEVGKSVEEMTKEEKLLSIIKRLQDMTEWGVPKDELIREAFRVGIVRGEVEEILKDLKINGRIYEPRDDYYKLFA is encoded by the coding sequence ATGACTAAAGAGTTTTTAGACTTTTTCAGGAGATACACCACTGATAAAGGAGAGCGTGTTTACATCGAGAAGCTTGCGGATATTCTAACTGTTAGGTTTACGAAAAGTCTTGAGGTTGACTACGCACATCTGGCTGCTTTCAGTCCTAAGATTGCCACGAGTTTACTTCATAATCCTGACGAAACAATCTTTGCAGCGGAGAGAGCAGTTCAAGTTATTCTTCAAGAGGATTTTTTCAGAAAAGATAGCCTCCCTATCCATGTCCGCTTTTACAACCTTCCGAGGACGCTAACGGTCAGGGAAGTGGGATCATGGCATATCTCCAAGTTCATACAAATTGAGGGAATTGTCTCGAGACAGCTTGAACACAAGCCTTTCGTTTCAAGAGCAGTCTACGTCTGCAAGGATTGTGGACAAGAGATGGTAAGACTTCAAAAACCTTATGCAGCTCTGGTAAAGCCTGACAAGTGTGAAGCTTGTGGGAGCAGGAACATTGAGCTTGACGTCGACAAGAGTACGTTCACTGACGTCCAGTATTTTAGAGTTCAAGACTTGCCTGATGCCATGGTCGGGGCTAGTGCGAGGTTCATTGATGCTATTGTTCTGGACGATCTTGTCGATGCTTTTCTTCCAGGTGACAGGGTTAAGGTCACGGGGATTCTTAGGGTGATTCTCGAGCACAAGAGCGGTCCTCCAATTTTTAAAAAAATTCTTGAAGTAAATCACGTCGATGTTGTCACAAAGAGAATAGTGGATGTAGAAATCTCGAAATCTGAAGAGGAAGAAATAAAAAAGCTTGCTAGGAGAGAGGATATCGTTGATCTGATTGTTCGTTCAATTGCCCCGAGCATTCATGGCTACTACGAAATTAAAAAGGGAATCGCATTGGCCCTCTTTAGTGGGGGCGATTGGATAGCTCCCGATGGGACAGTGACTAGGGGGCACTCCCATGTTCTCATCATCGGAGACCCAGGAACTGCAAAGTCCACGATCTCTCGATTTCTCAGACAAATAATACCGAGGGGAATCTGGACTACTGCTAAGACGAGTTCAGCAGCCGGTCTTACTGCAAGTGCCGTGAAAGATGAGGTCACTGGTTCGTGGGTGATCGAAGCGGGGGCTCTCGTCCTATCAAATGGCGGCATCTGTGTGATTGACGAGTTCGACAAGATGGATGATAAGGATCGGGTAGCAATTCATGAAGCTCTCGAGCATGGGACGATAAGTGTTAGCAAGGCTGGCATGAACGTGACCCTACCAGCGAAAGCTACGGTCATTGCTATTGGAAACCCAAAGGGAGGTCGCTTCAATCCTATGAAAAAGTTTCATGAACAAATTGATTTTCCGCCAACGTTATTGAGTAGGTTTGATCTGATTTTTGTTCTGGTGGACGAACCAGACGTGGTGAGAGATGACGCCATTGCTAACCATGTTTTAAGATATAAGCTTACTGGTAAAAAGGCGAGTGAAATAGAGTTTATCCCCCCAGATTTGCTCAGGAAGTACCTAGCATACGCTAGACAAAATTATGAGCCTGAATTGTCCGACGGGGCTGCAGAACTTCTTAAAAATTATTATGTGAGAGTTAGGAATCAGGTATTCATAAGTGATGATGGAACTAGGCCGATTCCAATTACGGCTAGACAACTTGAAGGATTAGTTAGGCTCGCAAAGGCGAGGGCTAGGATGAGACTCAGTGATGTGATAACTAGAGAGGATGTTGAAGACGTGATTAAGCTTATGGAGTGGTCTTTAAGAAAAATAGCTTTGGATGAGGCTGGAAATCTGGATGTTTCGATAATTGAGGTTGGGAAATCAGTAGAAGAGATGACGAAAGAAGAGAAGCTTCTGAGTATTATCAAGAGGCTTCAGGACATGACGGAGTGGGGTGTTCCAAAGGATGAGTTAATAAGAGAGGCTTTTCGAGTTGGTATTGTTAGGGGAGAAGTCGAGGAAATTCTTAAGGATTTAAAAATAAATGGGAGAATTTATGAGCCGAGGGATGATTATTACAAGTTGTTTGCTTGA
- a CDS encoding recombinase family protein yields the protein MKAVAYIRVSTREQDENIQRQALEEFAEARDIQILGWFVDKGVSGAKRFKEREGAQALLGFIKNNPVDAVIVFAIDRLGRNMEDTVNTIKELEEQGIKVISIKEGFLQTMDDNIRKLILSILSWVAEFERKRLRERQLAAWESGKQKGRPPKLSDVTLKRYLKKYPDLPIKSLWKIMKADGIDISYDWLRKRIKRLKKKELNKSTLVTRERGHELDISG from the coding sequence ATGAAGGCAGTGGCATATATTAGGGTCTCGACCCGAGAACAAGATGAGAACATCCAAAGACAAGCCCTCGAAGAGTTTGCCGAAGCAAGAGACATTCAAATTCTTGGCTGGTTTGTGGACAAAGGAGTAAGCGGTGCCAAACGCTTCAAAGAACGTGAGGGAGCCCAAGCCCTTCTCGGCTTCATCAAAAATAATCCTGTGGACGCGGTTATTGTATTTGCCATTGACAGGCTCGGGAGGAACATGGAGGACACAGTAAACACCATCAAAGAGCTGGAAGAACAAGGGATCAAGGTCATCTCTATCAAGGAAGGATTCCTTCAAACTATGGACGACAACATCAGGAAGCTCATCTTGTCCATCTTGAGCTGGGTGGCCGAGTTTGAGAGGAAAAGGCTGAGAGAGAGGCAGTTAGCAGCCTGGGAGTCCGGAAAGCAGAAGGGAAGACCTCCAAAACTGAGCGATGTAACACTCAAGCGCTACCTCAAAAAGTACCCAGACCTGCCCATAAAAAGCCTGTGGAAGATTATGAAAGCCGATGGCATTGATATAAGCTACGATTGGCTTAGGAAGAGGATTAAAAGACTAAAAAAGAAGGAACTTAACAAGAGTACACTCGTTACGAGAGAGCGAGGGCACGAGCTTGACATTTCAGGCTAG
- a CDS encoding type II toxin-antitoxin system HicB family antitoxin, with product MKFKVILEPQPEGGYVAYVPALLGCMSQGETREEALKNIKEAIKLYLEVLEEKQLGKTLKKFVKHSDKSQIVEVSL from the coding sequence ATGAAGTTCAAGGTCATCCTCGAGCCGCAACCAGAAGGGGGATATGTGGCATATGTCCCCGCACTTCTAGGGTGCATGAGTCAGGGTGAGACCAGAGAAGAAGCTCTAAAAAACATAAAGGAAGCTATTAAGCTTTATCTCGAAGTGCTCGAGGAGAAGCAACTAGGCAAGACCTTGAAGAAGTTCGTCAAGCACTCAGACAAAAGCCAAATCGTCGAGGTATCATTATGA